CCTCTGGCGGTATTAGCTAATTTCAAGATCTCTAACGGTGGGGAAGTATAATTATCTTGTCTTCCAGACTGTTCGTAATACACCATATCAGCGAAAATCAGCATCTGCCTTGCTAGTACCCATCGACTGTGTAAATAAGCACTACTAGCATCGACTAGATCGTAGTCATCAGAAAAATTCTCATCTAAGGCACCTAGTGAACTAGGCCCTTCCTGCAAAATTCTACGTGGGAGATTCAATATTTCACCTTTTGCAGAAATCAAGTATAACCGTGAGTCGACTTGTACTTTTTCCCCCGCTCTCGGACTCGAGTTAAACGCCCAAGCCTGAGTTACCTTGGAAGAGGTTCTGTCGTTACGTAGCACATTCATTGCCAGACCACCACCAAGTGAGTAACCAGTAACGACCAACTTCGTTCCTTTGTATTTATCAGCAATTTTTAAGGTGTAGTCTTGAGCTGGTTTGTACTGTTTGGGAGCAGGATGTAAGTTGTGTCCACTATAATCCTTCCAAAATTGATCGGTGCCACGAAATGCTACGACCACTTCCTTAAGCTGAGTCCTATTGGACTCTTCGTACACCCTAAAAGCGGTAGCTTGAAAGCCAGAGCTTTCATCAACTGAGGAGTCAATTTCTATGTAAGAAGGTAAGTTAAAATGTTTATCTTCACTTTTTTCCTCCTTTTGCAGAACTACTGCTCCTAATAACGCATAAA
The sequence above is drawn from the Vibrio sinaloensis genome and encodes:
- a CDS encoding Mbeg1-like protein; this translates as MLKTLVTIAVALSVTSCSLFPTNWGKEEGYVWCNARYLDLTSPDYQKSNTINADKDKRLRLAYEGYIYALLGAVVLQKEEKSEDKHFNLPSYIEIDSSVDESSGFQATAFRVYEESNRTQLKEVVVAFRGTDQFWKDYSGHNLHPAPKQYKPAQDYTLKIADKYKGTKLVVTGYSLGGGLAMNVLRNDRTSSKVTQAWAFNSSPRAGEKVQVDSRLYLISAKGEILNLPRRILQEGPSSLGALDENFSDDYDLVDASSAYLHSRWVLARQMLIFADMVYYEQSGRQDNYTSPPLEILKLANTARGCSGKYRDFLVENGRL